The Glycine soja cultivar W05 chromosome 8, ASM419377v2, whole genome shotgun sequence genome has a window encoding:
- the LOC114422313 gene encoding U-box domain-containing protein 8-like: protein MATHLPDYFKCPISLEIMSDPVILSSGHTFDRSSIQRWLDAGHRTCPITKLPLPDHPSLIPNHALRSLISNYTFLSPLHQTISQPETLISTLTSNSSSSDSKIEALKHLTRLSKRDSAFRRRLAESGAVPAVLAAVDDPSLQEKALPLLLNLTLDDDSKVGLVAEGVVARVVAVLLHAPFPDCRAVAATIVTSLAVVEVNKATIGAFPAAIAALVAILRDGGKGRERKEAATALYALCSFPDNRRRAVSCGAVPILLTNVGIGLERCVEVIGVLAKCKEGREQMECYDGCVQILVNVLRNGSSRGIQYALFALTSVCSYSQRMVMVALEEGGLEASLGFVEDDNEKVRRNACNFIKVLRFNHSRVR from the coding sequence ATGGCGACCCATCTCCCCGACTACTTCAAGTGTCCAATCTCCCTGGAAATAATGTCGGACCCTGTCATCCTCTCTTCGGGTCACACCTTCGACCGTTCCTCAATTCAACGTTGGCTCGATGCGGGTCACCGAACATGTCCAATTACCAAACTACCCCTTCCCGACCACCCCTCCCTCATCCCCAACCACGCGCTGCGAAGCTTAATCTCCAACTACACATTCCTCTCCCCTCTCCACCAAACAATTTCCCAACCCGAAACCCTAATTTCAACCCTCACTTCCAATTCTTCATCCTCCGATTCCAAAATTGAGGCCCTTAAGCACCTCACGCGCTTATCGAAGCGCGATTCGGCGTTCCGCCGGAGGCTGGCGGAGTCCGGCGCCGTCCCCGCCGTGCTCGCCGCCGTGGACGACCCGAGCCTCCAGGAGAAGGCGCTCCCCCTGCTCCTCAACCTCACCCTCGACGACGACTCGAAAGTCGGCCTCGTCGCCGAGGGCGTGGTCGCGCGAGTGGTAGCGGTGCTCCTCCACGCGCCGTTCCCGGACTGCCGCGCCGTCGCGGCGACCATCGTCACGAGCCTCGCGGTCGTGGAGGTGAACAAGGCCACCATCGGCGCGTTCCCGGCGGCGATCGCGGCGCTCGTGGCGATCCTCCGCGACGGGGGCAAGGGGCGGGAGCGGAAGGAGGCTGCCACCGCGCTCTACGCGCTCTGCTCCTTTCCGGACAACCGGAGAAGAGCCGTGAGCTGCGGTGCGGTGCCGATTCTCCTCACAAACGTCGGAATTGGACTCGAACGGTGTGTTGAGGTGATCGGCGTTTTGGCGAAGTGCAAAGAAGGGAGGGAGCAAATGGAATGTTATGACGGTTGTGTTCAGATTCTGGTTAACGTTTTGAGGAACGGAAGCTCGAGGGGGATTCAATATGCGCTCTTTGCACTCACTTCGGTTTGTTCTTATAGCCAAAGAATGGTTATGGTGGCTCTGGAAGAAGGGGGTCTAGAAGCTTCTCTTGGGTTTGTGGAAGATGATAATGAGAAAGTGAGGAGGAATGCATGTAATTTCATTAAGGTTCTGCGTTTCAACCACAGTAGGGTGAGGTGA
- the LOC114421331 gene encoding NAD(P)H dehydrogenase (quinone) FQR1-like: MATTKVYIVYYSTYGHVEKLAEEIKKGAGSVEGVEAKLWQVPETLSEEVLGKMGAPPKSDVPIITPNELPEADGLLLGFPTRFGLMAAQFKAFMDATGGLWRTQALAGKPAGIFYSTGSQGGGQETTPLTSITQLVHHGMIFVPIGYTFGAGMFEMENVKGGSPYGAGTYAGDGSRQPTELELAQAFHQGKYFAGIAKKLKGSSQ; this comes from the exons ATGGCTACCACTAAAGTTTACATTGT ttACTATTCTACGTACGGACATGTTGAGAAGTTAGCTGAAGAGATTAAAAAGGGAGCTGGTTCCGTTGAaggtgtggaagcaaagctatGGCAG GTACCTGAAACACTTTCTGAAGAGGTCCTTGGGAAGATGGGTGCACCTCCAAAGAGTGATGTACCGATTATTACACCCAACGAGCTACCTGAGGCTGATGGCTTATTGCTTGGTTTCCCCACAAGATTTGGACTGATGGCTGCTCAATTCAAAGCTTTCATGGATGCAACTGGAGGCCTGTGGCGCACACAGGCACTAGCTGGAAAGCCTGCAGGAATCTTTTACAGCACTGGTTCTCAAGGAGGTGGACAAGAGACTACTCC GTTGACATCTATTACTCAGCTTGTTCACCATGGGATGATTTTTGTGCCCATTGGTTACACATTTGGTGCTGGGATGTTTGAGATGGAGAATGTGAAGGGTGGATCCCCTTATGGTGCAGGTACCTATGCCGGGGATGGTTCCAGACAACCAACTGAGTTAGAATTGGCTCAAGCTTTTCATCAAGGGAAGTACTTTGCTGGCATTGCTAAGAAGCTTAAGGGATCATCTCAGTGA